A stretch of Natator depressus isolate rNatDep1 chromosome 2, rNatDep2.hap1, whole genome shotgun sequence DNA encodes these proteins:
- the THEM6 gene encoding protein THEM6: protein MLLVLLGAGAALFGLLDAWYLLRLPLAVLHARWLQPRLRDVLQEQSWPGLVLPSDLDCLLHMNNARYLREADLARCAHLARCGIFSALRALGGSLALAASCARHRRPLRLFERFAVRTRLLGWDARAFYLEQRFLSPRDGFVCALLLCRLHVAGSSPGRLVQHLYQRQVDSPELPEEVQHWISYNEASSQKLRAESGLGINTKDE, encoded by the exons ATGCTGCTAGTGCTGCTGGGCGCGGGGGCCGCGCTGTTCGGCCTGCTGGACGCCTGGTACCTGCTGCGCCTGCCCCTGGCCGTGCTGCACGCCCGCTGGCTGCAGCCCCGGCTGCGGGACGTgctgcaggagcagagctggccgGGCCTGGTGCTGCCCTCGGACCTGGACTGCCTGCTGCACATGAACAACGCCCGCTACCTGCGCGAGGCCGACCTGGCGCGCTGCGCCCACCTGGCGCGCTGCGGCATCTTCAGCGCCCTGCGCGCCCTGGGGGGCAGCCTCGCGCTGGCCGCCTCCTGCGCCCGCCACCGCCGCCCGCTGCGCCTCTTCGAGCGCTTCGCCGTGCGCACCCGCCTGCTGGGCTGGGACGCCCGCGCCTTCTACCTGGAGCAGCGGTTCCTGAGCCCCCGCGACGGCTTCGTCTGCGCCCTGCTGCTCTGCCGCCTGCACGTGGCGGGCAGCAGCCCCGGGCGCCTGGTGCAGCACCTGTACCAGAGACAG GTGGACTCCCCAGAACTTCCAGAGGAGGTGCAGCATTGGATCAGCTACAACGAAGCCAGCAGCCAAAAGCTAAGAGCTGAAAGCGGCCTGGGAATCAATACCAAGGATGAGTAA